The following DNA comes from Deinococcus radiotolerans.
GCGGCTGGCGGGGGGCGCGAGCACCCAGCGAGGAACAGCGCTCACGCCTGCTCTCCGTGGCGCGAGTCATCTGGGGTCACGGCGCCGCCCAACCGAGCCTGGAGGGTGGCGGTCAGGCGTTCCTCGGACTGGCGGCGCAGACGGGCTTCCCGGGCCCGCCGCAGCCGCTCGGACCACAGGGCAGGCAGGAGGAGCAGCGTGGCGAACAGCACGCCCAGCAGGAGAAACGCGGCCACCCCGGACCCAACCGGGACCGAGAGTTCGCCCGTGCCGGTCGGGAGGGGCAGGCGGATCACGCCGGGGTTCTCCAGCGTGACCAGCACCAGGTACGCGGCAATGCCGAGCAGCAGCAGCACCTGAAGGAAGGAAACGAGCCGCATCCCGGCAGTGTAGCGCGCAGGGGCCAGGGCGGCGGTGATCAGCGTCTCCGCACCACCGTTCAGTGCGGACGCCTGACTGTCTGCCCATCAACCGACGAACATCCCCGGCCATGTGACCGGGGATGCCTGCTCTGGCTGAAGTGTGTTTAGAAGAAGAACTTCACGCCGGCTTTGATGCCGTTGCTCAGGCCGCTCGAAGCACCCTGGTCGAGGCCCGTGGCGTAGCCCTTGTTGCTGGTGTAGTAGCGGCCATTGTACTCGGCGAAGATGGCGAGGCTATCGGTAATGTTGAAGTCCACACCAGCAATCGCGTTGACGTAGATGTCACTGGTGTTCTGGGCGGTGTTGCCGCGCTGCTGGCCGCTGGTCAGACCGAGGCCCGCGCCGACGTAGGGCGTGATGCGGCTGCCGGTGTTCAGCGCGTAGGTGGCGTTGGCGTCCACACTCACGGCGTTCCAGCCGGGCTGGTAGTCGGCGGACACGCGGGCACCGACGGGGCCGATGACGTTGTTCTTGCCGATCACGACGCCGCCGTTCACGCAGTAGTTGACGGGGCTGGTCTTGTCGGACAGGCTCAGGCACTCCGACCCGGCGCCGGCCATCTTGACGCCGCCAGAGACGCCAGCGTAGATGTCGCGGCTGACCACGGCAGTGGGGGTGGGCTCGCCGATCACGACGGTGGTGTCGGTCGTGGTGGTGGGCGTGGTAACGGTGGCGCTGGTGCTCGTTCCGGCGGGACCCTGGGGGCCCTGAGGACCGGCAGGACCCTGGGGGCCGGCAGGACCGGCGGGACCCTGAGGGCCGGCGGGGATGTTGCGGATGGCGGCTTCCAGGGCGTCAATGCGGGCGTTGAGGGCCGCGACGTCGGCGCTGGCGGCGCCGTCACCCATGCCGTTGATCTTGGCTTCCAGGGCGTCGATACGGGCCTGCTGGTCAGCGGTGAGTTTCTCAAGGTCCGTGACGCGGTTGGCGACGGCGGCAAGTTCAGTGCTGACTTCCTGCATGCCGTTGGCGATGGTGGTCATGTCGCCGGCGCTGAAGCCGCAGTTGTTGAGGGCGCCGGTCTGCAGGGCGCGGTAGAAGATCAGCGCGGCCTGGTAGCGGGTGAGGTTCTCGTTGCCGCGGAAGGTGCCGTCGGGGAAGCCCTGAATCAGACCGCACTGAACGATCTTGTCCACGGCGTCCTTGGCCCAGTGACCGGCGGGAACGTCGCTCAGGGTGACCTGGGCGGGAGCGGCGGTCGTGGTGGAAGTCTGGGCGCTGGCTGCGCCGAGGCTGAGGGCCAGGGTGGACGCGATGATCAGTGATTTGCGCATGTGTTGTTCTCCTTGAGCGGTCTGAATCGGAAACAGCGGCACAGTGTGACGTGTTCCTCTGCGCTTCACGGTAGGCAGGGCCAGTGAGGTCTTTGTGAATTTCAGACGGCGTTGGCGCCCTCCTGGCGGGCCTGAATGAGACGAACCTGACGCCCGGGTTGACCATGGCAGTTTCGTGAGGTCAGGGCTCTTTCGATGAGTGAGGAATTGCGGCCCAATCACGGCACTTCAGTCTTCTTGATGAGAAAGCTGTCGTGCGCGTCATGTCCCTCACTCATGAGTGAGCCATTCAGTCAGCGCGGACCCCCTGCGGCTGTTCGGACGTGAAAGCGGCCCGTATACTCCGGCGCATGAGTCAGATTCATGTTCGCGCTCAGGTGGGCGACGTCGCCCCCTACGTCCTGCTGCCCGGGGATCCCAACCGCGCGCGGCACATCGCGCAGACCTATCTGGACGGCGCGCAGGAGTACACCAGCCACCGGCAGCTGCTGGGCTTCACCGGCACGTACCAGGGCGTGCCGGTCAGCGTGCAGACGACCGGCATGGGCTGCCCGAGTGCGGCGATTGTCACGGAGGAACTGGCGCGGCTGGGCGCCCGCACGCTGATCCGCGTAGGTACGCTGGGCGGCGCAACCCCCAGCGTCGCGCCGGGCGACCTGGTGATTGCCACGGCCGCCGTCCCGAACGACGGCACCACGAGGCAGATGCTGGGCGGCGCCCCGTACGCGCCCGCCGCGAGCTTTGAGGTGGTGGAGGCCAGCGTGCAGGCCGCCCGCGCGAGCGGCGCGCCGCACCACGTCGGCCTGGTCATGACCGAGGACGCCTTCTACGCCAGCACGCCGGAGCACGCGCGCCTGTGGGCGGGGCGGGGCGTGCTGGGCTTCGAGATGGAGGCCAGCGCGATCTTCCTGGTGGCGGCGCAGCGCGGCCTGCGCGCCGCGTGCCTGACCGCGTGCAGCAACGATATCGGCGACCCGCAGCTGGTGCCGGACGACGTGCTGGCCGCCGGGGTGGACCGCATGGTGCGCGTGGCGCTGGACGCCATCGTGACGCTCGCTGCGCGCGACTGAACGCCACGGCCCGGAGGGAGTCGTCCGCCGGAGCGACTCCTTCTTCCTTTGAGGGCGGACCGGGCTGTGGCAGGATGGGCGCATGACCCAACTGGACGAGTTCGAGTTCAACAACGTGCAGATTGACCAGCATGGCCCGATCGCGGTGCTGACCATCAACCGCCCCCGCGCCCTGAACGCCCTGAGTGCGGACACCCTCTCGGAGATCGCGCAGGCCGTGAACCTGATCGTGGAGGACGCCGAGGTGGGCGCGCTGATCATCACGGGCGCCGGCGACAAGGCTTTCGTGGCGGGCGCGGATATCAGCGAATTCGAGAACTTGGAAGGCGTGTACGACGGCCGCGAGCTGTCCCTGGCCGGGCAGGACGTCATGCACCAGATCTCCTCGCTGCCCATTCCCGTGATTGCCGCCGTGAACGGCTTCG
Coding sequences within:
- a CDS encoding S-layer homology domain-containing protein, with the protein product MRKSLIIASTLALSLGAASAQTSTTTAAPAQVTLSDVPAGHWAKDAVDKIVQCGLIQGFPDGTFRGNENLTRYQAALIFYRALQTGALNNCGFSAGDMTTIANGMQEVSTELAAVANRVTDLEKLTADQQARIDALEAKINGMGDGAASADVAALNARIDALEAAIRNIPAGPQGPAGPAGPQGPAGPQGPQGPAGTSTSATVTTPTTTTDTTVVIGEPTPTAVVSRDIYAGVSGGVKMAGAGSECLSLSDKTSPVNYCVNGGVVIGKNNVIGPVGARVSADYQPGWNAVSVDANATYALNTGSRITPYVGAGLGLTSGQQRGNTAQNTSDIYVNAIAGVDFNITDSLAIFAEYNGRYYTSNKGYATGLDQGASSGLSNGIKAGVKFFF
- a CDS encoding phosphorylase family protein, which codes for MSQIHVRAQVGDVAPYVLLPGDPNRARHIAQTYLDGAQEYTSHRQLLGFTGTYQGVPVSVQTTGMGCPSAAIVTEELARLGARTLIRVGTLGGATPSVAPGDLVIATAAVPNDGTTRQMLGGAPYAPAASFEVVEASVQAARASGAPHHVGLVMTEDAFYASTPEHARLWAGRGVLGFEMEASAIFLVAAQRGLRAACLTACSNDIGDPQLVPDDVLAAGVDRMVRVALDAIVTLAARD